The segment ctttagtAAACTTCAAGTCTTTAAATTTCATGGGCAgtattttttactgttaaaaaaaGTGCTTTTGTGCAAAGCTTCAAATCTTCAACTCTTTCAGGGATAACTgaaatttttgcttaaaaaagaaagacactaaAACAATGTCAAATCTCATTCTAAAAATACTACCTACATTTTAGTTTGGCATCTGAAAAATGATGCCCACATATGCCCACACCAAATACAACGACAAGCTGGCCAACTTCAAGGGCAAACAAAACCAGTCTGAACACTGCAAAACATGCTTGCTCTTATATTTGCACCTTACTAATACAGCAATGAAGTTTGGATAGGATACTGGAAGTGAACAGGGATTTcattaggctttttttttcctgtaacatTTACTTTTTGGCCACAAGACCCTAGACACAATTTCACAGTACAGATCATGCATAGCTTGCAAGTCAAACGTTTTACAGGTACTGTCTAACTACTATTTTTGGACAATAGGTTAACATGCAGCTAATGATCCCAGAAAAGGGGCTTAATAAAGCATTCTTTAAGCTTCACTGATCATTCCTTGGCCTAAAATCTATAAGCAACAGTTCCAAAGGGCAACAATGAATTTTTACTGTCATACTTGAGATCACATACTTTTTAAGCCCAGAAAGGAATGTTTTGCCTTTTGCCAACTGCATGTCACTAGCCCACAAACTCTCACCTTAGCCTCACTGTTACTCCATTAATACCTTGATGCTGGATCCCCAAGCGCTATCACCCAGAACTGCATCGTTCAATATGGCAGCCACTAGACACATagggctatttaaatttaagctaattaaaattaaataaaatttgaaatccagTTCTTCCCTTGTAGTAACCCCATTTTAACTGCCTAAAAGTCAATGTGCCTGGTGGCTACCGTACCAGACGGCACAGGTTTTCgagcatttccatcatcacagaaagccCTATTGAACAGTGCCAATCTAGAAGATCTCACAGGTTATACCATCACATGGTTTAACCTTCAAGGGACCCAATCTGTAAGCCATGcaaaaaattaaacttaattctatttttaaagaaaacatcttAGAGCTTTCTGATCATTAAGTATGACTGGAACCAAAAACCAAGTTGCCTTTTCATCACAACTTATGCCCCAAGTCATTATACAAAATTTTTCCAAAGACAATGCTTCTTAGTAGCATTCTTGGCTCTACTTAACATATTAAGCATTCTCTTCCTTATTTCAAGATcattaataaagatgaaaattcatGCTTCTTATAGTTTACTATTTATACAACACTCACTGTCCTTTACATACAAGTGGGGTGGGAGGTTTGGACACCaatgttttacaattttaaaaattcaaaccacATGGTTTGATAGTTGTCTTTCAACATCTATACTCATCCCTAAGTCAACCCTCCTTTCATTTTCCCAGAGAGGTAGATGCTAACTAAAATGAGTACATAAacctacaaaaaaaattctttaaagcaATAGTTGACTCAGTAAAGGGTATTCATCAACCCTAGAAAGGATCATAGCCAGATAGAGATATAGACAGACCTAGGATGGAGCAAGAAGACACTGCAGTGCGAAGTTCATATCCCCCCCTTTCTGCAGAATTACAAAACGgactcatctacaaaatgaagcCACCGGAGGCTGCTTTCAGCTCTTTCTGTGCTTTCCAGTTGTGACTTTTCATTAATGTGCAAGTATGAATCCTGGCCTCTTGTGTCAGTGGACTTTGGTCACATGGGTAGATGTGTTTGTTAAGGGTCATTGGTAAATGCCAGAAGAGGCCAGAGCAATGGGATGCCAAGCAACATTAAAACATCATTAAGCCTATAAAATTCTATCTGGGAGActgagattctctctctctctctctctctcacacacacacacacacacacacacacacacacacacatacacaagaatGCACACCCCAACAAACAGGTACACAAATAACTGCAAGCAGAtccatttaaacaatttaaacaatGTTTCTTAGGTCAGTAAGACtcacaaaaaaaatctgattttggttgttgttgttaaatttaAGGTCAAGAATCTACCATACAGCCGATTAATTTTGCACTGCTTAATGGCAACTCTAGCATGGGATTGTTTTTAAGTAAAAGTTCTATGGACATTTTTACTCTACAGATTTGCACTAAGAAACACAGGACACTATCATCACACACATTAGTGTCTATATCTAACCTACTTTAACAAGTAGAACTCTATCACGTACTATACTACAGGGTCAGTCATTTCACACTGTACAGAAACATATGCAGATATCACTCACAAAATTAATCTGAATATGGCATAGCTTAAAATTGCAAGGGCAAAGTCTATTCGAAATGTAGCATTCTTAATGCAACActtctgtggtgtgtgtgtgtgtgtattttcctccaagagaaatagaaattaggTCAGACATGCATTATGGCAGCCTGGGAGAGTTTGAGAAATTGACACTAACCCAACAGTATATTATGTTATGTAATAGAGGATAGTATTCAGCTAATATGACACCTAAATTATTAATACCAAATAAATCCTAGATTATTTGTTGTATAATGCCCAAGAGCTTACAcaataaaatggcattttaacCTAATTTCTATTTTGAGCTTTCAAATACATTTCCTAAAGGTTTTATGATCAATTTGAAAAATCAGAGCTCACAATTTTATGTTGAATTCTCATGCCAATTAGCAGTATTAGCTTTGTATTCTAgccattatatttttgttttatttcacattAATTCCATCacttttatatgcatattttgtgCTGCTTGAAGATAACAGACagcatgtaaataaattaaattgtctTGACCTCACAGGGCTATTTTCTAGCCTTGCTTTTTGGAATTAGCCCTGCTTGTCTTTCCTTCACTTCCCCCCACCCTCCTCACCATTTTCAGGGATTCAGTGGAACATAAAAACAGTTATATTTATAAGTGGAGTCCTTGTCACATACCACTTGCTTCATGAATTCCATAAAAGAAGTTAGATGAGAGCTGTAAAGCTCACAGCTATTTCTGAATGCACATGCACCCAGGGATAGGAATTTATCACGTACTTGTAGCAGATCTTTCTTCATGAGCATCTATAGATCATTACACATTTAAGAACATTTGACAGTTTATGAGGAACTGGTCCACTTATATTGGGAATTTGAGCTGTTAGTTTACCTTGCCACCTTTCTTGGTAAAAACGTGTTAAAATACAGGAGATCTTCTCTCATATCAACAAGAGGAAACAGGAATTCTAACTGGCTTAACTCTTGTGGAAGAGCATCTTTCAAAAAAGAATCACAGGCCATTTATTAAAATGCCCGCCTGGGTTGACCATCAGTCACAACACTCATGGCCAGTGCAAGACTCCAAAACCAGGAGAAAAGACACTCTTCTGTTACTCTCCATTTGCCTCTTACAAAATGCAGGACTTAAATACACAGAAGAGGAGCGAGTGTTGCAGGTGACGTGTAGGAGACCACTCGCTGGGTCAAGATGTCCAAGAAGTGGCCACCGCTTCAGAGACTTGACTCATTCATGCCCAATGAAGTCTTCATCCCAGGATTCTTCAGCAAAGACTCAAACACCTGAGGTAAATCaaattagacacacacacatacacacacaaatacacaatatttacatttgaaattcttattttgtgAGATGGCTTGAGGAAAATCGGCATACAGGTTTTCCCATGGGATTAGACATTTCTCATGATTTCTCGGTTTATTGCTCCCCTGTTGAGCTTTCAGTTCCATAAACACGTAGCAAGCTCTAATTACAAGTGAAGAAAATGAAGGTTCATGACAAAACACAACACATTGGAGACACTTGTTCAAATATTTCCTCCAAATAAAATGACTGTCCATTTTGACTTATTTTGTTTTGGTGccattcaaaatgtattaaaagccTTAGCAACTAAATGAAGACTGggtttcaataaaaagaaaaaaaaaataaagaagccagCAGTGCATGTCTTCACTGAATTTTTACACGGATTCGCAGGTTTAATTCTACTTGTCTACAGAGCATCTTTGTTTGAATCTACCGCATTTAGAGAAGGTCACATTGTACGCACTTGTACAGTTTAACGTCTAAGTAGAATATGTCTATCTTGTAACATGATTTTGAAAAATCATAAATTACAGTCCATTGAATACATGATTATGAGGATGCATGCAATCATCTTCCAAGCTGTTGCCATCAACACTCAGAACAATTCACCTGGTATCTTGTTGAGACCGCACCTTCTGCCCTTTGTGTCTGTCTTGGGGTAATCAAGAGGCAACCCAGAGGCCAGCGCTCAGCACCAAATGGTCAGTGTTGCCCCCCATCTTCTCACTGGGATCTCATCATCAACCTGCTCAACCCCTAAGTTGGCACCCACAAGAGACTTCCCTGCAGCCCTCTTCAGCCACAGGATATCACAGTGAAGCGCTTAGAAATGCAAGACATGTTGTGAAGCACGATGCCGAGGAGGAAGACCAAGACGCAAGCCACCAAGATGACAGTGCACACCCCCGACCAGGTGGAGCTTTTCACCACGCCCCGCCTGTCCTGCTCCTCCTCCACCGCCTCCTGGGGAGCCCCACCTTGCAGAGGCTGCTGTTCAGCAGGGATGGTCACCACGGTGACGGACTTCTGCTGGCTCCCGGGCAGCAGGCGGCAGCCCATGTCTCCGGGCAGCAGCGCACGCTCCTTGGAGATGGGCAGGGGCAGCATGTAGCACCCATTGCTGGGAAGTTTGATGAAGACCGGGGTGTGTTCGGAAGTGTGTGGAATGGCGATGACAGCCAGGACCTCCGGGTCGTCCGGGAGCTGCGACACGGAGAAGCCGGGAGGCAGCTTGGTGACACCGCGGCACCAGGGGCACCGCACATCCTTCTGGCTGGTCCTCATCTGCTGCAGGCACACTGAACAGCAGGTGTGCTTGCAGTCCAGCAACTTGGGCCTGCGCCGGGGGCTGTAGTAATTGAAACAGATCTGACATTCCAGCAGAGAGTCCTGGGACAGCGTCTCCATGGTGGACCGTGAGCAGGAAGGGCAAGGCcaaggtgaaggggaaggagcTGCTTCTCAGAGGCCACCGCCCTGTGTCTTTGCAGTGCAGGTAATGGCAAGCTCACAGGCATCCAGTACTCACAGGTGTGTTCATTTCTGAGAGAGACAAATAATGCAAACAAtcttaattatttcaaagaaGTTGAGATGTCAACATATCTAATGGATTTATACCATTGCTCAAAAGTCTTGACACTGGGCCAAAAGCCTAAAAATTTACCAGTCTTGAGACTACAGGATTCCCATAACGCCCAGTGAAAGGCGAATGAAAGTTGTCTCAGAGAGCATGTCATGGCAAATACTTagttcatttctaaaaaaatgaacaactccAATAGTTGTAGACGATGCATCTGTATTTCATAAAGAGGGcgtcttttgtttctgttttgtacaTTTAAGCAAGCTCTGGGTCATCCTTCTAAAATATACTAGAGAAACTTTCCTGCTTCCAATAAGTTCATAGTATTTCCTAGAAGTAAATTTCTCTCCTTAGATCCTCTGACCTTTTTTCCTGACTCTACTTACCCACTTGTAAGTCTTAATTGCAAGATTTAGGCAACTTCACAAACCTAGGTACTTCCTATAACTAACTCGCTCAGTTTACATATATGGGTTAGGATTGTTCCTCTTCACAGAGAAGTAAAGTGACACTGCAGAAGAAGCACACGAAGGCATCTTTCATCTTTCCCAACAAATCATTtgaagagaacaaaacaaaaaaccccaaacagcaacaaaaccaaaagcagcAGTGAAGCTTAAGGCAGTGTGGATCACAAAGGCACACTCATCACAAAGGCATCACTGACATTTTCCAGTcagttctttttgtttcattactaCTTAGGCTTGTACCAAGTAACACAACTAAAAGCAAGTACGATTGACCcatgaacaacacaggtttgaaccaCATGGATCCACTTAAGTACGAATTTTTTGAATAGATACGGTCAGCCCTTTCTATGAGTGGGTTCTGCATCTGCGACCAAATGACATCAAAAATACAGCGTTCTCAGGATGCAAAGCCCCTGTATACCGAGGGCCATCTTTTCATATTCTTGGGTTTTATAGCACCAACTGTGGGCCTTGAGTATTCACAGGTTTTGGTATacatgggggtcctggaaccaatgccCTCAGATAGAGAGATGACTGAACCATTAATTCACTAATTGAAATCAAATATTCTATAGTTAAAGGTTGACAGGGAAGTCTGGCAAGCATTcctcattgtaaaaaaaaaaaaaaagtgttagcaTCCTGGTATGGAGGGGAGGCAGAGAAACTTAGTTCAACTTCACTGAAGTTTGGGAATGTCCTCTAACGCTCCACTGGCATTTCAGTAAGGGCTGCCTGACTCAGTTTCCCATTGAAAGCATCCAAATTATGTGTCCCTGGATGGAGCCATGATGACTCTAGAAAGAATTACTCAACCACTATTGCAGAAAAAATTGCTAGTCCTAGAACCCCACCAACACCTAGAGATGGGAGCTATAACACTCCTTCACATTTGTCTTAAAAGTgacccttctttttcctttccaatttcctTTGTGAAATTAAGAAAGCACTCCCCCATCATGATATATAATGTGTTAACAATCAAAATTAAGAATGCACCAAAAACCAACCTGGCcggcgtgggggctcacacctgcaatcccagcactttgggaggccgaggagggggaatcgtttgagctcaggagtttgagaccagcctgggcaacatggtgaaaccctatctctacaaaaaatacaaaaactagccaggcatggtggcaagcacctctagtcccggctactcagtaggctgaggtgggaggaccacctgagcctgggaggttgaggctgcagtgagccgtgtttgcaccactgcactccagcctggatgacagaatgagaccctgtctcaaattaaaaaaaaaacaaaaaacaaaaaacaagaaaaagcaaaccagttcaaagacaaaaataaccaCTGTTAAAAACTAGTAACAATGAAAAGATcaacatactttaaaatacattagCTATATTAGAAACACTTAAGTTACTGAAAGTGAAATACAGTAATGTAGCATTCAGGAAGTTCATATCAGGATCAACTACATAGCTATCCactaattcaaaaaatatttatggaatatctATTATGCACAAAGCACAAAGCTAAATACTGTAGGATATAAATCAGACCCAGATTCTACCCGAAAACAACTTAAACCTAGGTAAGAAGGAACACacgaatatattttttctttcattcatttattcattcaaattttCATTGCAtatctactatgtgtcaagcGTGATGTTCCTTTTTGTCCCTTGTAACTAAGATCTTGTCATTGCCCATAAGAAAGTCCTGGCCTAGAGATGGGAGCGCTAAGTACTTAGACAATTGTAACGTAAATACAAGGTACCCTAAGGGAGCCGAAGGAATCAGGGGGAATTTAGTGAAAAATCTGGATTATCGAATTAGACACAAAAAATCAGGGGACAGGCTATTTTCAGGTTATGGAATCAGCATGAGCAAAGGAAAGAAGGTAAGCGATTAcagaattattttctattctacCTGGGACACTGGCTAGAGGATTGTTTCTAATACTAGAGCAACTTACAGAAGTCTTCTCTAAGAGTTTGATCGTTTTAGCCCTTACAGTCTCTGATACAGatgtcttttaaagaaataaaactctcaGAGAACCTGCAAGCACTCTCCCCAGACCCAACCAGGGATAGCAGATCCCACAGGGAGGGGAGAAATGAGCTTAGTCAGGCACAGGCCAGAGACTGTGGACCGTGGGCAGCCCCCAGTGCCAGGCCAAGGATTCAGGAGTTTAGAGTGAGCAATGGGAAAACACCAGAAAGGTTAAGAGTAGCAGAACAATTCATTCAAGGGTAGACTGGAAAGACCTATTGGGAGGCTATTACATTAGGCAAGAGTTAAATGAGTAGCTGAAGTGAATAGTGATGATTAGGACAGAATGATGAGATGTGAGAAGAGGTTCACAGAATTCCAGCAGGATCTTGCAGGGTATTGCAATGAGGTTGtacagtgaaagaagccaaaaatGAAGCCTTTAGAGGAAGGTAATATCATTATGAGAAATAGGGATCATGAAGAGAAATACAATGAGTTCTGTTCAGGCCATATTCCACTGGAGGTGCTGGGGAAGGTATTTAAGTTATTTAGGAAGATATTAAAGAGTCAAAGAgaaggtcaggcacagtggctcacgcctgtaatctcagcactttgggaggccaaggcaggtggatcacttgaggccaggagtttgagaccagcctagtcaacataacgagactctgtctctactaaaaataaaaaaattagctgggtgtggtggtggacacctgtaatcccagctactcaggaggctgaggcaggataatcacttaaacccgggaggcggagattgcagtgaggcaacatcgcaccactgcactccagcctgaatgacagagtgggacactatctcaaaaaaaaaaaaaaaaaaaaagaatccggccgggcatggtggctcacgcctgtaatcctagcactttgggaggctgaggcaggcggatcacgaggtcaggagatcgagaccatcctggctaatatggtgaaaccccgtctctactaaaaatacaaaaaattagccaggcatggtggcggacgcctgtagtcccagctactcgggaggctgaggcaggagaatggtgtgaacccagggggcggagcttgcaatgagcagagatcgcaccactgcactccagcctgggtgacagagagagactccgtctcaccaaaaaaaaaaaaaaaaaaaaaaaaaaaagagtaggataaaattcttctataattttatatccaaggtaatacatttttttttcttaaaacaaaacaaaatacagggTTCGTTGGTGAATCCTGCTCTATCTGTCTCCAGGTGAAAGTGCACAGACAGCAATCAGGTGAGACTATGATTGACTCTACTGAGATGTAGCTGTGCCTGCGGGGAAGGATTGCTCACGTTGAGCTACGGGTGGGTAGGAACAATAAAATTGAGGCAGGGTACAAAATTTTACAGACTCCTGCAATTTTATGAATTTGGAGAGACTTTTCCTTAACAGGAAAACCCTCAATTGCAAATGAGGCTGGGGACAAAAATGTTTCATGACATCATATCAAAACAGTGACCACCGATTTATGTATAaaccttctttctttccatacTATTTACCTTAACTTCTACATCACAATGTGGGAAGTAGCTCAGCAGAGTGGGAAGACTGGAGGTTTGGGACTCAAAGAACCTTGGGCTCAAAGCCTAGCTCTGTCACTAACCAGCTGTGATACCAGGCCAAAGTCATTTACCTTCTCTGAGCCTGCTTTCTCCCTGGCCAAGCAGGGATGATGGAGTTGTGGCTGAAGGTCAAGTGAGCTCATGGGATCCACATACTTCCACACAGTGAAAGGTTCAGAGAGGACAGTGCTtgttctccacttcctctccactCAGTCTAGTGCTCTGCACTGAGGCACATATCTGCCCAGAGGCACTTCCTGGCTATCAAAGAGCTGCCACTTGGAACAGCTTGGGAGGAGGCATGCAAGTGTTCTTCCTGGCCCTGCCCCAAGACCTGCGTACCATCATTGGTCAACAAAACCAATATGCAATTTTATTCATGAATTTATGTTCCAAGTAATGTTCCCTTAATTTGTGTTAAGCTCCCTTAAAATTAGATTATCCTATTCCATTTCCAACTCTATCCAAGTAAGTTCTAGGCCTTACAAGCCATTTTGACAGCAGCCTCTCTGATTTATGCACTGATTTGTTCTACATGAAGCCAGCCTGTACTGCATTCCAGTTTATTTTCTGGAGCGTAATTAGTAATGATGATGATTCGTTAGgtaaagagaaggaaatttatGAGGCTATGGAGTGAAGCTAATGATGGATCATTCTTTCCCCCTTTCATCATGAAGTCTAAAGATGTGCATCAACTATAgaagaaagaatggaaacaaaGTCCATGTAGAccagaaaagaaattcagagtTCCCTGTCAAGCGTGTTATAATAAACACATATCAGTGATTACTTTAGAGCAAGGGtctccaacccccaggccacCAACCAGTACCAGTCTACAACCTGTAAGGAACCAGGCTACATAGCAGAAGGTCAGCAGCTGGTGACAGAcaattaccgcctgagctccacctcccgtcAGATCAGcgatggcattagattctcataggagcacaaaccctactgtgaacttcacatgcaagggatctagacTGCACACTCTTTATGAggatctaactaatgcctgatgatctgaggtggaacagtttcatcctgaaaccatcggTCCCTACCCATCCgtcctgtggaaaaattgtcttccacaaaacccatccctggtgccaaaaatgttggggactgctgcttcAGAGACCTGTTTGGCCTTGTTTTCCTTACAGGAAGAGCAAGATGTGATACTCCAATAAAATACTCATTAAGatttaaagggaaagagtacTTCAGTAGAATGCATAAGAACaagtatataagaaaatatatgagaacaatttttaaatgtcaccacaatttatttgagaaaaactTAAAGTCAAGATCAAAGTGAAAAACAGACCACAAAGAGAAGAACAGTGGCTCGGGGAGGGCATTCTTAAAAAATAGATGGCTCCCAAGATAGAACTTATTTCAAACATAACCTCATAAAACAGTACATAGttacataaataatattaattgaaCAATATATAGATAAACAAAAGGGGTCtttgtgttgttgttgctgttgttattttgagGCCCTAGATATTTTGTGCTTTTGAAAGTCCTTTACAATAACAATTtactttcacaaaataaaatttctttttaaaaactatacataATTTTATGCATCTTTTGAAAAGGTACAGGTGTGACAAAGTGCGCGCATTCATTTGGTAGGTGGTAAAATAGCAAAGATCTCCAACATTGAATTTTTATAATCCCAGTTGCTTTTAGAAGTCTAGGCATATGAGCCCAAGGATAAAAAAAGCCAGTGAAGTAGATAATCCAGATAGTTTTACTCTGCTTACACTCTTAAGAATCTTCATACATTCTGTGACAGTGGGGTTAATTATGAAGTCTCTCTGTGGAGTTGTGGCCTGAGCTGATATTGATTACATCGGGCTGACCTTGAAGTGTTCCATTTAATAGTCTCTATGAGGACCTTAAATTCAATGGTTGTGTTGAGAAAAAAACTCAAATGCAGAGATTAAACTAGGCActacattgcttttcttttcctattgaaATAGCACATCTTTCTGATACAGGCCATCTACttaaatcttcaacaaaatataaatatttgaaatgggattaaacaaaataatcacaATTCCATTTCATCTGGTATTTCAGCTGGCTTGCCAGCCACTTAGTTATATTGGATCTTAGCAAACACTCCAATTAGTGGCAAGAATGGGAATGCCCGGTGACAGATGTGTCATTGACTTTTTGTCCTCTGGTAGCAAAGAGCAATCCTTCCAGGACACAACTGCTGCATACATGCGTAGTCCAATTGACGTAACTACAGTCATTGTTTTAATGGAGCAGGACTTTGACAAACCTCAACTGAGAATTCCATTGGCTCGAGCTCTAATATTTGCACAGTTTCCTCCTATGAGCATCCTGGTTTGCTGTATTTGATGAAGCAAAGAATCCAGAAAGTGAAAATTGTCGTTtaaacatgttttttgtttttttgagatggactctcactcacccaggctggaatgcagtggtgcaatcttggctcaccgcaacctccgcttcttgggtccaggctattctcctgcctcagcctcctgagtagctgggattacaggtgtgcaccaccacacccagctaattttttttgtatttttagtagagatagggtttcgccatattggccaggctggtctcgaactcctgacttcaactgatctgcccgtctcagcctctcaaagtgctgggatcacaggcgtgagccaccacgcccagccttttggTTATTTAAGATGTTTACATATTTAAACAGGGAATAGGGCAGGCGATGCTGACAGTGCTGGAGGCCAACTGgcccaggtggcagaggcaggcaggatgGGACAGAGAGAATAATACTGGTTGAACCAGACAAAAGCAGCACACCATCCAGAAGGCCAAGGTCACCCCAGGGACTCACCACACAACTGAAGGCCTGGCCCTGCCAGCACAGCCCACTAGGTCAACTGTGGGCCCAATTGGCCTGGCTGCAGCCTAGGTGCTGTCCCTGTCTGGATGTGCCGTGGAGCCAAGGGCATCCTGTGCCAGGGGACTCTGCTAGGGCATGTGCCAATTCTGTCGCTACAAAACTCAACTAACCAAGCACCATGGTCACCAGAGAGGTATTTACCCAGCCCCAGGTGCATTTTGTTTATGTCAAATTAACAAACAATGAATGAATTTGACCCCTCCATGGTTTGATgatgcatatttaaaaatcaaagtatatTGGAATCTAGACATTTTTAGGAATTAAAGCCACATGTCAGTATTGCAGTGAGTGATGATAACTActggtttttgtttgtatatCTGCCAATCATTACTATTAGGAATCAGGAGATAAGGATTCTAGCTCTTATTCTGTCGTTACATAGATAGGTTACCTTAAGCAAATAACCTCTAGATGAGCCTCCTATTTCCTCCCCTGACAAATGAGGACTCTGGATTAGATGGTCCCCTAAAGCACCTTCTAGTAAAAATATTCTATGACCTAAATAATTGCTGAAAACACTGCTGGGTTTCCAACCGCATGGCAGTACTGCCAGGCCACTTATTCTATGCTTCTCATCCCTGACAGATCATTTACAAATATTATCTGTTAGTGATCTGGCAAGAATGCGCATTTATGTGAGATGGGGGAGTGGGCATATAAactacttagaaatttctcccTTGATGCCTTCAGCTTAATGAGTGCATCTAGCTAGAGCCCATATCCTAACAGAAAATGCTACAACTTCAATTTTTTAGCAACTATCAAAAGAAAAACTCCTTCAAGTCTGATCAGTAGCCTTCCCAGATGAAGAAAGATATTCCTATTACCCAAACTTGTTACCAGATGAAGGGGGTCCCAACAACGCTACCTTGAAAAGAAGCTGCACAGTTTTCTGGCTTGTGCAGGAAGCCAAGGTTAGCGCTGGCATTCATCAAACAC is part of the Homo sapiens chromosome 18, GRCh38.p14 Primary Assembly genome and harbors:
- the RNF152 gene encoding E3 ubiquitin-protein ligase RNF152 isoform X1, with translation METLSQDSLLECQICFNYYSPRRRPKLLDCKHTCCSVCLQQMRTSQKDVRCPWCRGVTKLPPGFSVSQLPDDPEVLAVIAIPHTSEHTPVFIKLPSNGCYMLPLPISKERALLPGDMGCRLLPGSQQKSVTVVTIPAEQQPLQGGAPQEAVEEEQDRRGVVKSSTWSGVCTVILVACVLVFLLGIVLHNMSCISKRFTVISCG